A window of Corvus hawaiiensis isolate bCorHaw1 chromosome 17, bCorHaw1.pri.cur, whole genome shotgun sequence contains these coding sequences:
- the TFAP2C gene encoding transcription factor AP-2 gamma, with protein MLWKLADNVKYEEDCEDRHDGSSNGNPRLPHLSAVSQHLYSPAPPLSHSGASDFQPPYFPPPYQPLPYSQSSDPYSHLGDPFSINPLHQPPPPPPSQQQSAWPNRQSQDPAALAPHGRPGLVPHLSALESGSAGSRRETFRRSELLLPHGHGLDASALADNLGLHDMAHQMEEVQNVEDQHLLMHDQTVIRKGPISLTKNSALSLPCQKDGLIGVVINPNEVFCSVPGRLSLLSSTSKYKVTVAEVQRRLSPPECLNASLLGGVLRRAKSKNGGRSLREKLDKIGLNLPAGRRKAANVTLLTSLVEGEAVHLARDFGYVCETEFPSKAVAEYLTRPHMGRNEMANRKNMLLAAKQICKEFTDLLTQDRTPLGNTRPSPILDPGIQACLTHFSLITHGFGSAAICAAMTSVQNYLNEALKIADKSYMNAGDQSPAETNKTIDKMDKHRK; from the exons ATGTTGTGGAAACTAGCAGATAATGTCAAGTACGAAGAGGACTGCGAG GACCGGCACGATGGGAGCAGCAACGGGAACCCGCGGCTGCCGCACCTCTCCGCCGTCAGCCAGCACCTGtacagcccggccccgccgctctcGCACTCGGGCGCTTCCGACTTCCAGCCCCCCTACTTCCCCCCCCCGTACCAGCCGCTGCCATACTCCCAGTCCAGCGACCCCTACTCGCACCTCGGGGACCCCTTCTCCATCAACCCCCTGCaccagccgccgccgccgccgcccagccagcagcagagcgCTTGGCCGAACCGGCAGAGCCAGGACCCGGCGGCGCTGGCCCCGCACGGCCGCCCCGGGCTGGTGCCGCACCTCTCGGCGCTGGAGAGCGGCTCTGCCGGCAGCCGCCGGGAGACTTTCCGGCGCtccgagctgctgctgccccacgGGCACGGGCTGGACGCCTCGGCGCTGGCCGATAACCTGGGCCTGCACGACATGGCCCACCAGATGGAGGAGGTGCAG aaTGTGGAAGATCAACACTTACTAATGCATGACCAGACTGTCATTAGAAAAG GTCCCATCTCCCTAACGAAAAACAGCGCTCTGAGCCTGCCCTGCCAAAAGGATGGGTTAATTGGGGTGGTGATCAACCCCAACGAAGTGTTCTGCTCCGTGCCAGGGAGGCTCTCCCTGCTGAGCTCCACGTCCAAGTACAAAGTGACAGTGGCAGAGGTGCAGAGGCGGCTCTCGCCCCCGGAGTGTCTCAATGCCTCTCTGCTAGGAGGAGTCCTGCGAAG AGCTAAATCTAAAAATGGTGGCAGATCATTAAGGGAAAAACTGGATAAAATTGGCTTGAATCTTCCTGCTGGCAGAAGGAAAGCTGCAAATGTGACACTATTGACATCTTTGGTGGAAG GTGAAGCTGTGCATCTTGCTCGTGACTTTGGCTACGTGTGTGAGACAGAGTTTCCTTCCAAAGCAGTGGCTGAGTATTTAACCAGACCACACATGGGCCGCAACGAAATGGCAAACAGGAAGAACATGCTTCTTGCTGCAAA GCAGATCTGTAAGGAATTCACAGACCTCCTCACTCAGGACAGAACTCCTCTTGGAAACACAAGACCCAGTCCCATCTTGGACCCTGGCATCCAGGCCTGTTTGACTCATTTTAGCCTGATCACACATGGCTTTGGGAGCGCTGCCATCTGTGCTGCCATGACATCCGTCCAGAACTACCTAAATGAAGCGTTAAAAATAGCAGACAAATCCTACATGAACGCTGGCGACCAGAGCCCCGCAGAGACCAACAAAACCATTGACAAAATGGACAAGCACAGgaagtga